In the genome of Pseudomonas sp. P5_109, one region contains:
- the tviB gene encoding Vi polysaccharide biosynthesis UDP-N-acetylglucosamine C-6 dehydrogenase TviB, which translates to MLKLEDVKLAIVGLGYVGLPLAVEFGKKMQVVGFDISQRRIEALKAGHDATLEVSDSELSSASGLSFSSELEELSACNIYIVTVPTPIDEHKRPDLTPLVKASESIGRVLKKGDIVIYESTVYPGATEEDCVPVLEKVSGLKFNVDFYAGYSPERINPGDKEHRVTTIKKVTAGSTPEVADLVDALYNTIIVAGTHKAKSIKVAEAAKVIENTQRDLNIALINELALIFNKMGIDTQAVLEAAGTKWNFLPFRPGLVGGHCIGVDPYYLTHKAQSIGYHPEIILAGRRLNDSMGAYVVSQLVKAMLKRKIHVDGARVLIMGLTFKENCPDLRNTKIIDIVNELAEFNIVVDVYDPWVDAAEAMHEYSITPIGQPQVNSYDGIILAVAHNEFSAMGAEQIRSLGKAEHVLYDLKYLLDASQSDLRL; encoded by the coding sequence ATGCTTAAACTCGAAGATGTGAAGTTGGCCATAGTGGGTCTCGGTTATGTGGGCTTGCCGCTGGCGGTTGAGTTTGGCAAAAAAATGCAAGTCGTCGGATTTGATATCAGTCAGCGTCGAATCGAAGCGCTGAAAGCGGGCCATGACGCTACTCTCGAGGTGTCTGACTCTGAGTTGAGTTCTGCGTCGGGTTTAAGTTTCAGCTCTGAACTGGAAGAGTTGTCTGCTTGCAATATCTATATTGTTACCGTTCCAACCCCGATTGATGAACATAAGAGACCGGATTTGACTCCTCTGGTTAAAGCCAGTGAGTCGATTGGTCGTGTTTTGAAAAAGGGCGATATCGTTATTTATGAGTCAACGGTCTATCCTGGTGCTACCGAGGAAGATTGCGTTCCGGTGCTGGAAAAAGTATCCGGGTTGAAATTCAATGTTGATTTTTATGCCGGCTATAGCCCTGAGCGGATAAACCCTGGCGATAAAGAACATCGTGTTACTACCATCAAGAAAGTAACTGCCGGGTCCACTCCAGAGGTCGCTGATCTGGTCGATGCTTTGTATAATACAATCATCGTTGCCGGAACTCATAAAGCCAAGAGTATCAAAGTTGCCGAGGCGGCAAAGGTTATTGAGAATACGCAGCGCGACTTGAATATTGCTCTGATCAATGAGTTGGCACTTATTTTCAATAAGATGGGAATCGACACTCAGGCGGTTCTGGAAGCAGCCGGGACGAAGTGGAATTTCTTGCCTTTCCGTCCGGGACTGGTTGGCGGTCACTGCATCGGTGTAGACCCCTATTACCTGACTCACAAAGCACAGTCCATCGGCTATCATCCTGAAATCATTTTAGCGGGTCGTCGCTTGAATGACAGCATGGGAGCCTATGTAGTATCTCAACTTGTCAAGGCAATGCTGAAGCGCAAAATTCATGTTGATGGTGCTCGCGTCTTGATCATGGGGTTGACGTTCAAAGAGAACTGCCCGGACCTGCGCAATACTAAAATCATTGATATTGTGAATGAACTCGCTGAGTTCAATATTGTTGTTGACGTTTATGATCCGTGGGTAGATGCGGCGGAAGCAATGCATGAGTACTCAATCACTCCTATCGGCCAGCCACAGGTGAATTCTTACGACGGTATCATTCTGGCTGTCGCACACAATGAATTCTCTGCGATGGGTGCTGAGCAAATTCGGAGCCTGGGTAAGGCGGAGCATGTTCTCTACGATCTCAAGTACCTACTGGATGCCTCTCAATCAGATCTGCGTCTCTGA
- a CDS encoding LPS O-antigen chain length determinant protein WzzB, translating to MRVDSNKDNELQNFEIQRFVRAILRQKFIVIGFVVLGAALAVSYAFLASPVYEAKVFIMPPSQSDISNFNYGRMKESELVPYTVKDVYDIYTRSLQAESLRLDFFSKVYVPSLSPEEQKKSRDVLYSNFSAVLRVVPPLRESSDRYAVVVQATHPEKAKEWATEYVAQAGELAKNEMIKNVSIESEVRARNLEQQISSAREKSTKAREDSIVRLNEALRIADSIGLEKPPAITVSQSVIAGGEAGQLTYMRGSKALKAEIESLQARESDDPFTDRLRDLQDRFNFFKGLKTEPALVSVYRQDGVVELPDNPVKPNKTLVLVFGVIAGLIAGIAFVLFRGLFAVKPD from the coding sequence ATGCGTGTTGATTCAAACAAAGATAATGAGCTACAAAATTTTGAGATTCAACGATTCGTTCGTGCGATTTTGCGTCAAAAGTTTATTGTTATCGGCTTTGTTGTTTTGGGCGCTGCTCTTGCAGTGAGCTATGCTTTTCTTGCTTCTCCCGTCTATGAGGCGAAGGTATTTATAATGCCGCCGTCTCAGAGTGATATATCCAACTTCAACTACGGTCGAATGAAAGAGTCGGAGTTGGTTCCTTACACGGTTAAGGATGTCTACGATATTTACACTCGATCTTTGCAGGCGGAATCGCTCCGACTAGACTTTTTTAGCAAGGTTTATGTGCCGAGTTTGTCCCCTGAAGAGCAAAAAAAATCCAGGGATGTCCTGTATTCGAATTTCTCCGCGGTGCTGCGCGTGGTTCCGCCGCTTAGGGAGAGCTCTGACAGGTATGCGGTTGTCGTGCAGGCCACTCATCCTGAGAAGGCCAAGGAGTGGGCTACTGAATATGTGGCTCAGGCTGGTGAATTGGCCAAGAATGAAATGATCAAGAACGTTTCAATTGAGTCTGAGGTCCGGGCTCGTAATCTGGAACAACAGATCAGTTCCGCCAGGGAGAAAAGCACTAAGGCCAGAGAGGATTCGATTGTCAGATTGAATGAGGCTCTGCGCATCGCTGATTCAATTGGTCTGGAAAAACCGCCTGCGATCACGGTGAGCCAGTCAGTCATCGCTGGCGGGGAGGCTGGTCAGCTTACGTACATGCGTGGCTCGAAAGCGCTAAAGGCGGAAATTGAAAGTTTGCAGGCTCGCGAGTCCGATGACCCTTTTACGGATCGCTTGCGTGATCTTCAGGACCGATTCAATTTCTTCAAGGGGCTGAAAACAGAGCCGGCATTGGTGTCCGTCTATCGGCAAGACGGGGTGGTGGAGCTGCCAGACAATCCAGTGAAACCTAACAAGACTCTGGTCCTTGTATTTGGGGTTATTGCAGGGCTGATCGCAGGCATTGCCTTCGTATTGTTTCGTGGGTTGTTTGCCGTGAAGCCGGATTAA
- the ihfB gene encoding integration host factor subunit beta encodes MTKSELIERIVTHQGLLSSKDVELAIKTMLEQMSQCLATGDRIEIRGFGSFSLHYRAPRVGRNPKTGQSVSLDGKFVPHFKPGKELRDRVNEEEEGFGGDELAR; translated from the coding sequence ATGACGAAGTCGGAGTTGATCGAACGAATTGTCACCCATCAAGGGCTGCTCTCATCCAAGGATGTTGAGCTGGCCATCAAGACCATGCTTGAGCAAATGTCCCAATGTCTGGCTACCGGGGACCGTATTGAGATCCGGGGGTTTGGCAGCTTCTCTCTGCACTATCGTGCTCCAAGGGTTGGTCGTAACCCGAAAACCGGCCAGTCAGTCAGTCTCGACGGCAAATTCGTCCCGCATTTCAAGCCAGGTAAAGAACTGCGTGATCGTGTAAATGAGGAAGAGGAGGGGTTCGGTGGCGATGAGTTGGCTAGATAA
- a CDS encoding YgdI/YgdR family lipoprotein — protein MNKLIVVVAVLALAGCTTNAKTHVVHGVNGIEVDCSGLGSKWDKCYKRAAKECRGAGYKVVVRSDDVKEEEESYLFGFNPAGFLTRTMLVVCRRS, from the coding sequence ATGAACAAGCTCATTGTCGTAGTAGCAGTATTGGCACTAGCGGGCTGTACCACCAACGCCAAAACTCACGTCGTACACGGGGTCAATGGCATTGAGGTCGATTGTTCGGGTCTCGGTTCGAAATGGGATAAGTGTTACAAGCGCGCGGCTAAGGAGTGCAGGGGGGCTGGCTACAAGGTCGTGGTGAGATCTGATGATGTCAAGGAAGAAGAGGAAAGCTACCTTTTCGGATTCAACCCGGCGGGTTTCTTGACGCGCACTATGTTGGTGGTTTGTCGGAGATCGTGA
- the rpsA gene encoding 30S ribosomal protein S1 → MSESFAELFEESLKTLNLQAGSIITGVIVDIDYQARWVTVHAGLKSEALIPLEQFYNDAGELNINVGDEVHVALDSVEDGFGETKLSREKAKRAECWIVLEAAFAAEEVVKGVINGKVKGGFTVDVNGIRAFLPGSLVDVRPVRDTTHLEGKELEFKVIKLDQKRNNVVVSRRSVLEAENSAEREALLESLQEGQQVKGIVKNLTDYGAFVDLGGVDGLLHITDMAWKRIKHPSEIVNVGDEIDVKVLKYDRERNRVSLGLKQLGEDPWVAIKARYPESTRVTARVTNLTDYGCFAELEEGVEGLVHVSEMDWTNKNIHPSKVVQVGDEVEVMVLDIDEERRRISLGIKQCKSNPWEDFSGQFNKGDKISGTIKSITDFGIFIGLDGGIDGLVHLSDISWNEVGEEAVRRFKKGDELDTVILSVDPERERISLGIKQLESDPFSEYVQENDKGAIVKGIVKEVDAKGAIITLADDIEATLKASEISRDRVEDARNVLKEGEEVEAKIISVDRKSRVIQLSIKSKDVEDEKEAIQSLRDKPVATDAPVATTLGDLLRAQMEKQN, encoded by the coding sequence ATGAGCGAAAGCTTTGCGGAACTCTTTGAAGAAAGCCTAAAAACCCTGAACCTTCAGGCAGGCTCCATCATCACCGGTGTTATCGTTGATATCGATTACCAAGCTCGCTGGGTAACCGTTCACGCTGGCCTGAAGTCTGAAGCACTCATCCCGCTTGAGCAGTTCTACAACGACGCTGGCGAACTGAACATCAACGTCGGTGACGAAGTTCACGTTGCTCTGGACTCGGTTGAAGACGGCTTTGGTGAAACCAAGCTGTCCCGTGAAAAAGCCAAGCGCGCTGAATGCTGGATTGTTCTGGAAGCAGCCTTCGCAGCCGAAGAAGTGGTCAAGGGCGTTATCAACGGTAAGGTTAAAGGCGGCTTCACTGTCGACGTTAACGGCATCCGTGCGTTCCTGCCAGGTTCTCTGGTTGACGTCCGTCCAGTGCGCGACACCACGCACCTGGAAGGCAAAGAGCTGGAATTCAAGGTCATCAAGCTGGACCAGAAGCGCAACAACGTTGTCGTTTCCCGTCGCAGCGTCCTGGAAGCCGAGAACTCCGCCGAGCGCGAAGCTCTGCTGGAATCCCTGCAGGAAGGCCAACAAGTCAAAGGTATCGTCAAGAACCTCACCGATTACGGCGCATTCGTCGATCTGGGTGGCGTCGATGGCCTGCTGCACATTACCGACATGGCTTGGAAGCGTATCAAGCATCCTTCCGAAATCGTCAACGTTGGCGACGAGATCGATGTCAAGGTTCTGAAGTACGATCGCGAGCGCAATCGTGTTTCCCTGGGCCTGAAGCAGCTGGGCGAAGATCCATGGGTTGCTATCAAAGCCCGTTACCCAGAAAGCACTCGCGTTACCGCGCGTGTAACCAACCTGACCGACTACGGCTGCTTCGCTGAGCTGGAAGAAGGCGTTGAAGGTCTGGTACACGTTTCCGAAATGGACTGGACCAACAAGAACATCCACCCTTCGAAAGTCGTACAAGTCGGCGACGAAGTGGAAGTTATGGTTCTGGACATCGACGAAGAGCGTCGTCGTATCTCCCTGGGCATCAAGCAGTGCAAATCTAACCCATGGGAAGATTTCTCTGGCCAGTTCAACAAGGGCGATAAAATCTCCGGCACCATCAAGTCGATCACCGATTTCGGTATCTTCATTGGTCTGGACGGCGGCATCGACGGTCTGGTTCACCTGTCCGACATCTCCTGGAACGAAGTGGGCGAAGAAGCCGTTCGCCGTTTCAAGAAGGGCGACGAACTGGACACCGTTATCCTGTCGGTTGACCCAGAGCGCGAGCGCATCTCCCTGGGTATCAAGCAACTGGAAAGCGATCCGTTCTCCGAGTACGTTCAAGAGAACGACAAAGGCGCAATCGTTAAGGGCATCGTGAAAGAAGTTGACGCTAAAGGCGCCATCATCACTCTGGCCGACGATATCGAAGCGACTCTGAAAGCCTCCGAAATCAGCCGTGACCGCGTTGAAGACGCGCGCAACGTTCTGAAAGAAGGCGAAGAAGTAGAAGCCAAGATCATCAGCGTTGACCGCAAGAGCCGTGTAATTCAGCTCTCGATCAAGTCGAAAGACGTTGAAGACGAGAAAGAAGCAATCCAGAGCCTGCGCGACAAGCCAGTAGCTACTGATGCTCCTGTGGCCACCACTCTGGGTGACCTGCTGCGTGCACAAATGGAAAAACAGAACTAA
- the cmk gene encoding (d)CMP kinase, translated as MNNIAPVITIDGPSGSGKGTVAGILAKRLGWNLLDSGALYRLLAFAAHNHGVDLTNEELLKKLAAHLDVQFIAATDGQLQRIILEGDEVSDVIRTESVGSGASQVAALPAVREALLQRQRAFQEAPGLVADGRDMGTVVFPDAPLKIFLTASAEERARRRYLQLKGKVGGVSLSSLLDEIRARDERDTQRAVAPLKPAADAIQLDSTELSIDQVLERIMSEIAIRDIAG; from the coding sequence GTGAACAACATTGCACCGGTCATCACCATCGATGGGCCAAGCGGTTCGGGCAAGGGCACGGTAGCCGGGATCCTGGCCAAACGCCTGGGCTGGAACCTGCTGGATTCCGGTGCGCTGTACCGATTGCTGGCCTTTGCCGCGCATAATCATGGTGTCGACCTGACCAACGAAGAGCTGCTGAAGAAACTCGCCGCTCATCTGGATGTGCAGTTCATCGCCGCGACGGACGGTCAGTTGCAACGCATCATCCTTGAAGGTGATGAAGTCAGCGATGTCATTCGTACCGAAAGCGTCGGTTCCGGCGCTTCCCAGGTGGCTGCGCTGCCCGCTGTACGCGAGGCGCTGCTGCAACGCCAGCGCGCTTTTCAGGAAGCGCCGGGGCTGGTTGCCGATGGCCGCGACATGGGCACGGTGGTTTTTCCTGACGCGCCGCTGAAGATTTTTCTGACTGCCAGTGCCGAGGAGAGGGCACGCCGTCGATATTTGCAGTTGAAGGGCAAAGTCGGGGGTGTTAGTCTGTCGAGTCTGCTAGATGAGATACGTGCGCGCGATGAGCGTGACACCCAGCGAGCGGTAGCCCCGCTCAAACCGGCGGCTGACGCCATACAGCTGGATTCCACGGAATTGTCCATCGACCAGGTGCTGGAACGCATCATGAGCGAGATCGCCATTCGCGATATCGCCGGGTGA